Proteins encoded by one window of Arabidopsis thaliana chromosome 2, partial sequence:
- a CDS encoding 30S ribosomal protein S31 (unknown protein; FUNCTIONS IN: molecular_function unknown; INVOLVED IN: biological_process unknown; LOCATED IN: mitochondrion; EXPRESSED IN: 22 plant structures; EXPRESSED DURING: 13 growth stages; Has 63 Blast hits to 63 proteins in 12 species: Archae - 0; Bacteria - 0; Metazoa - 0; Fungi - 0; Plants - 63; Viruses - 0; Other Eukaryotes - 0 (source: NCBI BLink).), producing the protein MAAMQWCGAMTRRIMMTQRTSAALNCSARYSSLSPACAAPAVSEMDLCGRGDKKTKKGKRFKGSYGNSRGKKQKMIERIKDKLELPRSTPWPLPFKLI; encoded by the coding sequence ATGGCGGCGATGCAGTGGTGCGGCGCGATGACACGACGGATTATGATGACGCAGCGAACATCTGCAGCTCTGAATTGTTCGGCGAGGTATTCATCGTTATCTCCGGCGTGTGCAGCTCCGGCGGTATCGGAAATGGATTTGTGTGGGAGAGGAGataagaagacgaagaaaggGAAAAGATTCAAAGGATCGTACGGGAATTCGAGAgggaagaaacagaagatgatTGAGAGAATCAAAGACAAGCTTGAGCTTCCCAGGTCTACTCCTTGGCCTCTTCCTTTCAAGCTCATCTGA